The following proteins come from a genomic window of Nostoc sp. ATCC 53789:
- a CDS encoding RNA polymerase sigma factor SigF, translating to MPTTVTNELKHEIWQLLREYQQSRSENVRNQLVKLNFGLVRKEAHYWTNQCHETYDDLLQVGCLGLIRAIEKFELSKGHAFSSYALPYIRGEIQHYLRDKGVTVRIPRKWLALQQQAIGVSRSWREKHNRQPTDTELATALEISPNEWQEIKLAWINRAPLSLDVPIQDGEEGSTCLGELVPDPHYRSFQLAQEDQLRLQQALVQLEQRTRDVLECVFLQDLTQKQVAEHLGISVVTVSRRVKKGLDLMKQLMGVADD from the coding sequence ATGCCTACCACAGTCACCAATGAACTAAAACATGAAATTTGGCAGTTGTTGCGAGAATATCAGCAATCTCGGTCAGAAAATGTTCGCAATCAACTGGTAAAACTCAATTTTGGACTTGTGAGAAAAGAAGCTCACTACTGGACGAATCAATGTCATGAAACCTACGATGATTTGCTCCAGGTTGGATGTTTGGGTTTAATCAGAGCGATTGAAAAATTTGAACTTTCCAAGGGACATGCCTTTAGTTCCTATGCTCTTCCTTATATTCGAGGTGAAATTCAACACTATCTCCGAGATAAAGGTGTCACCGTGCGAATTCCTCGGAAGTGGTTAGCACTCCAACAGCAAGCAATAGGAGTGTCACGTTCTTGGCGTGAAAAGCATAATCGCCAACCAACAGATACCGAATTAGCAACAGCGCTAGAAATTTCTCCAAACGAATGGCAAGAAATTAAGTTAGCGTGGATAAATCGCGCTCCCTTGAGTCTTGATGTGCCAATCCAAGATGGAGAAGAAGGTTCTACTTGTTTGGGAGAATTGGTTCCTGATCCTCACTATCGCAGCTTTCAATTGGCACAAGAAGACCAACTTCGTTTGCAACAAGCATTGGTTCAACTCGAACAACGCACCCGTGATGTCTTGGAATGCGTATTTTTACAAGATTTGACACAAAAACAAGTTGCAGAACATCTCGGGATAAGTGTCGTGACAGTTTCCCGTAGAGTCAAGAAAGGTCTGGATTTGATGAAACAGCTGATGGGTGTAGCAGACGATTAA